From Hyla sarda isolate aHylSar1 chromosome 5, aHylSar1.hap1, whole genome shotgun sequence, a single genomic window includes:
- the PRR15 gene encoding proline-rich protein 15 → MAESATGKTSTNNWWKSLTVRKKPKEISVYTSESSEDRSWGIGGGSLSSSPGSRENQHPNSMSGGATELNNDAKSDKSANTGRRNLKISRSGRFKEKRKVRATLPESTKFFQENPSSHSNDERQ, encoded by the coding sequence ATGGCAGAGAGTGCTACAGGAAAGACTAGCACCAACAACTGGTGGAAGTCACTGACTGTTCGTAAAAAGCCTAAAGAGATTTCTGTCTATACTTCAGAAAGTTCTGAGGACAGATCATGGGGAATTGGTGGTGGATCTCTGAGTTCCTCCCCTGGATCTAGAGAAAATCAACACCCAAATTCAATGTCTGGTGGTGCAACAGAACTTAATAATGATGCCAAGTCAGATAAGTCAGCCAACACTGGTAGGAGGAACCTCAAGATTTCTCGTTCTGGAAGATTTAAGGAGAAGAGGAAAGTGCGCGCCACTCTGCCAGAGAGCACTAAGTTCTTTCAGGAGAACCCATCTTCACATTCAAATGATGAGAGACAATGA